In one window of Mercurialis annua linkage group LG4, ddMerAnnu1.2, whole genome shotgun sequence DNA:
- the LOC126679233 gene encoding ATP-dependent DNA helicase 2 subunit KU70, with amino-acid sequence MELDPEDVFKDEEDDSDSEFYQQRESSKEFVVYLVDASPKMFSTTCPGEDQKDETHFHMVVSCIVESLKTQIINRSYDEVAICFFNTREKRNLQDLNGVFVYNVAEREYLDRPTARLIKDFDSIEESFLKEIGSQYGIVSGSRENSLYNALWVAQALLRKGSAKTADKRILLFTNEDDPFGSMQGAAKTDMTRTTLQRARDAQDLGISIELLPLSRRDEEFKISLFYAELIGLEGDELSQFMPSAGQKMEDMKDQLRKCMFTKRIVRKITFSITSGMSIELNTYALIRPTTPGAITWLNSVTNRPLKTERSFICADTGALIHESPKLAHAYKNENIMFSVDELSEIKRISTGQLRLLGFKPLSCLKDYHNLRPPTFVFPSDKELIGSTSIFIALHRSMLRLKRFAVAFQGGSSHARLVALVAQDEIVTGGGQVEPPGMHMIYLPYCDDIRDIDEEFPSESNAGVAHASDDQIKKAAALIKRVDLKDFSVCQFSNPALQRHYAVLQALALEEDEMPECKDETLPDEAGMARPGVVKAIEEIKLAVYGDKYDEENVKVNETTKKRKAAAENAKDESANYDWASLADKGQLKDLTVAELKLYLTANKLPVTGKKEVLISRILTHMEK; translated from the exons ATGGAGTTAGACCCTGAAGACGTTTTCAAAGACGAGGAGGATGATTCAGATTCTGAATTCTATCAg CAAAGAGAATCTTCCAAGGAATTTGTGGTCTATCTTGTCGATGCTTCTCCTAAAATGTTCTCCACTACGTGCCCGGGC GAAGATCAAAAGGATGAAACTCATTTTCACATGGTAGTCAGCTGTATTGTTGAATCTCTGAAGACTCAAATCATTAATAGATCATACGACGAAGTTGCAATCTGCTTCTTCAACACC AGGGAGAAGAGGAATTTGCAGGACCTCAATGGTGTTTTTGTGTACAATGTTGCTGAAAGAGAGTATCTAGACAGGCCAACTGCAAGGCTTATAAAAGATTTTGATAGCATAGAGG AATCATTTTTGAAAGAAATTGGCAGTCAGTATGGCATTGTGTCCGGTTCTAGAGAGAATTCCCTTTACAATGCTCTTTGGGTAGCACAAGCACTTTTGCGTAAAGG ATCTGCAAAAACTGCTGATAAACGTATACTCTTATTTACAAATGAAGATGATCCTTTTGGAAGTATGCAGGGTGCGGCAAAAACAGATATGACAAGAACCACATTGCAGCGAGCTAGA GATGCACAAGATCTTGGCATTTCAATTGAACTTCTCCCCTTGAGCCGGCGTGATGAAGAATTCAAAATTTCACTTTTCTATGCT GAATTGATTGGACTAGAAGGTGACGAACTTTCTCAATTTATGCCCTCCGCAGGACAAAA AATGGAAGATATGAAAGATCAGCTGAGAAAATGCATGTTTACAAAACGTATTGTAAGAAAAATCACATTCTCAATTACAAGTGGGATGTCAATTGAATTGAATACATACGCCTTGATACGTCCAACTACACCAG GTGCAATTACATGGCTTAATTCTGTGACCAATCGTCCTTTAAAG ACAGAAAGATCTTTCATTTGTGCGGATACAGGTGCACTAATCCATGAATCTCCAAAGCTCGCTCATGCTTATAAAAA TGAGAATATTATGTTCTCCGTAGATGAGCTATCAGAGATTAAAAGAATTTCAACTGGACAACTTCGTCTTCTCGGATTCAAGCCTCTAAGTTGCTTGAAAGATTATCACAACCTGAGGCCTCCGACATTTGTTTTTCCTAGTGATAAG GAATTGATTGGTAGCACTAGCATTTTCATTGCTTTGCACAGATCAATGTTGCGTCTTAAGCG TTTTGCTGTTGCATTCCAAGGAGGTTCATCTCATGCTCGATTGGTTGCTCTTGTCGCGCAA GATGAGATTGTTACTGGCGGCGGTCAGGTTGAACCACCAGGAATGCACATGATTTATCTTCCTTACTGTGACGATATCAGAGATATTGATGAAGAG TTTCCTTCAGAGTCAAATGCTGGAGTAGCTCATGCATCTGATGATCAAATTAAAAAGGCTGCTGCTTTAATTAAGCGTGTGGACCTAAAAGATTTTTCAGTTTGCCAATTTTCGAATCCTG CTTTGCAGAGACATTATGCAGTGTTGCAGGCCTTAGCTCTAGAAGAAGATGAAATGCCAGAATgcaaagatgaaacacttcctGATGAGGCAGGCATGGCTAG ACCAGGAGTTGTCAAGGCAATAGAGGAAATCAAGCTTGCTGTTTATGGTGACAAATATGATGAGGAAAATGTCAAAGTAAATGAGACCACAAAGAAAAGGAAAGCAGCTGCCGAAAATGCCAAAGATGAGTCTGCAAATTACGACTGGGCTAGTCTTGCTGACAAAGGCCAG
- the LOC126677463 gene encoding thioredoxin domain-containing protein PLP3B-like yields MDTDKVKTSFSNIAFGNVMAAAARDYEKELLAQEKKQASSSINEEVDLDELMDDPELEKLHADRIAALKKEVEKREALKKQGHGEYREVTEGDFLGEVTGSEHVICHFFHKEFYRCKIMDKHMKALSLRHLDTKFIKLDAENAPFFISKLGVKTLPCVILFRKGIAFDRLVGFQDLGAKDDFATKTLENLLIKKGIISEKKDIEENDYDEHKRRSVRASVNVDSDSE; encoded by the exons atggatACCGACAAAGTAAAAACTTCCTTTTCTAATATAGCTTTTGGCAATGTAATGGCAGCCGCTGCTCGCGATTACGAGAAG GAATTGCTTGCTCAAGAGAAGAAACAAGCTTCGAGTTCTATCAATGAAGAGGTTGACCTTGATGAGTTGATGGAT GATCCTGAGCTCGAAAAACTGCATGCTGACAGGATTGCAGCACTCAAG AAAGAAGTTGAAAAGCGAGAAGCGCTGAAGAAGCAAGGGCATGGAGAATACAGGGAGGTAACGGAAGGGGATTTCCTGGGTGAAGTCACTGGCAGTGAGCATGTTATTTGCCATTTCTTCCATAAGGAGTTCTATCGATGCAA AATAATGGATAAGCATATGAAGGCTCTTTCACTAAGACATCTCGATACCAAGTTCATCAAGTTGGATGCTGAG AACGCACCCTTCTTCATTAGTAAGCTTGGCGTCAAAACGTTGCCTTGTGTCATATTGTTCAG GAAAGGGATTGCATTTGATCGCCTTGTTGGGTTTCAAGATTTGGGAGCAAAAGATGATTTTGCCACAAAAACTCTTGAGAATCTTCTGATAAAGAAAG GTATAATTAGCGAGAAGAAAGATATTGAAGAGAATGATTATGATGAACATAAGCGCAGGAGTGTTAGAGCTTCTGTGAATGTGGACTCGGATTCTGAGTGA